The Tripterygium wilfordii isolate XIE 37 chromosome 4, ASM1340144v1, whole genome shotgun sequence genome has a window encoding:
- the LOC119997806 gene encoding transmembrane protein 234 homolog, with amino-acid sequence MIGDVEKMVAVGIVWGATNATMRRGALLWDQSLKSSSPSKPLCPPKLHQRFLASLKNWLSLLLFWQYSLPFLLNLSASATFFAILSDSPISLAVPVTNATTFAATAVFGILLGEETRLGFALLGTACIIIGVWLCIA; translated from the coding sequence ATGATCGGAGACGTGGAAAAGATGGTGGCGGTGGGCATAGTGTGGGGCGCCACGAACGCTACTATGCGCCGCGGCGCTCTCCTCTGGGACCAGTCCCTCAAATCTTCCTCTCCGTCAAAACCACTCTGCCCACCGAAACTCCACCAGCGATTCCTAGCTTCACTCAAGAACTGGCTtagtcttcttttgttttggcaGTATTCGCTCCCATTCTTGCTAAATCTATCTGCCTCTGCTACTTTCTTTGCTATTTTGAGCGATAGCCCCATATCTCTGGCTGTTCCGGTCACCAATGCCACGACTTTTGCTGCCACCGCAGTGTTCGGTATACTCCTCGGCGAAGAGACACGGCTTGGGTTCGCATTGTTGGGTACGGCTTGTATTATAATTGGTGTTTGGTTATGTATTGCGTGA